The following proteins are encoded in a genomic region of Burkholderia diffusa:
- the treZ gene encoding malto-oligosyltrehalose trehalohydrolase produces the protein MTSRTAHSSGTPACVSTFGATCIDAAHTRFRLWAPASRAAAVELHGEQRIAMPAIGDGWFEVVAPYGPGTLYRFLLDDGLAVPDPASRFQPDGVHGPSQVVDPSAYRWRNDAWRGRPWHETVLYELHVGACGGYANVERRLPEIAALGVTAIELMPVNTFPGTRNWGYDGVLPFAPDASYGRPEELKTLVDTAHGLGLQVLLDVVYNHFGPEGNLLPRYAPEFFRADRQTAWGPAIDFSRAQTSAFFIDNALYWLDEFRFDGLRIDAAHAIDDDAWLRELARRVHAYAGDARHVHLVLENERNAASLLGPGGFDAQWNDDFHNSAHVLLTGERDGYYRAYADAPLRHLARTLGEGFAYQGEPSPLHGGAPRGESSAHLPPTAFVSFLQNHDQIGNRAFGERLRALANDDALRAATALMLIAPQIPLLFMGEEDGSTQPFQFFTDYRGELADAVREGRRREFAAFPAFADPAHRDAIPDPNDVGTFVRSSPGHADEDAWPDADAWRRFYRSALTVRAALVTPHLPGTRALGVELLASNGDGAKEALVARWRLGDGSTLTIAFNPGSHDAMLPALPVGKIVFETPPRARDRLADGRLPARTCIAWRDGAVNHDALSHRANGHTRP, from the coding sequence ATGACGTCACGTACCGCCCATTCCTCCGGCACGCCCGCGTGTGTATCGACATTCGGCGCGACGTGCATCGACGCGGCGCACACGCGCTTTCGCCTGTGGGCGCCCGCGAGCCGCGCGGCTGCGGTCGAACTGCACGGCGAGCAGCGTATCGCGATGCCGGCCATCGGCGACGGCTGGTTCGAGGTCGTCGCGCCATACGGCCCTGGCACGCTGTACCGCTTCCTGCTCGACGACGGCCTTGCCGTGCCCGATCCCGCGTCGCGCTTCCAACCGGATGGCGTACATGGCCCGAGCCAGGTCGTCGATCCGTCCGCGTACCGCTGGCGCAACGACGCGTGGCGCGGCCGGCCGTGGCACGAGACGGTGCTGTATGAACTGCACGTCGGCGCATGTGGCGGCTATGCGAACGTCGAACGGCGCCTGCCGGAGATCGCCGCGCTCGGCGTGACCGCGATCGAGCTGATGCCGGTCAACACGTTCCCCGGTACGCGCAACTGGGGCTACGACGGCGTGTTGCCGTTCGCGCCCGATGCGTCGTACGGACGGCCCGAGGAACTGAAGACGCTCGTCGACACCGCGCACGGCCTCGGGCTCCAGGTGTTGCTCGACGTCGTGTACAACCATTTCGGCCCGGAAGGCAACCTGCTGCCGCGCTATGCGCCGGAATTCTTCCGCGCGGACCGGCAGACCGCGTGGGGGCCCGCGATCGACTTCTCGCGTGCGCAGACGAGCGCGTTCTTCATCGACAACGCGCTGTACTGGCTCGACGAATTCCGTTTCGACGGCCTGCGCATCGACGCCGCGCATGCGATCGACGACGATGCATGGCTGCGCGAACTGGCGCGACGCGTGCATGCGTATGCGGGCGATGCGCGCCACGTGCATCTGGTGCTCGAGAACGAACGCAATGCGGCGAGTCTGCTCGGGCCCGGCGGCTTCGATGCGCAATGGAACGACGATTTCCACAACAGCGCGCATGTGCTGCTGACCGGCGAGCGCGACGGCTACTATCGCGCGTACGCCGATGCGCCGCTGCGCCATCTGGCGCGCACCCTCGGCGAAGGATTCGCGTACCAGGGCGAACCGTCGCCGCTGCACGGCGGCGCGCCGCGCGGCGAGTCGAGCGCGCATCTGCCACCCACCGCGTTCGTCTCGTTCCTGCAGAATCACGATCAGATCGGCAACCGCGCGTTCGGTGAACGGCTGCGCGCGCTCGCGAACGACGACGCGCTGCGCGCGGCCACCGCCCTGATGCTGATCGCGCCGCAGATACCGTTGCTGTTCATGGGCGAGGAGGACGGCAGCACGCAGCCGTTCCAGTTCTTCACCGACTATCGCGGCGAACTCGCCGACGCGGTACGCGAAGGCCGGCGCCGCGAGTTCGCCGCGTTTCCCGCGTTCGCCGATCCCGCCCATCGCGACGCGATCCCCGATCCGAACGACGTCGGCACCTTCGTGCGCTCGTCGCCCGGCCATGCGGATGAGGACGCGTGGCCCGACGCCGACGCGTGGCGGCGCTTCTATCGCAGCGCGCTAACCGTACGCGCGGCGCTCGTCACGCCGCATCTGCCGGGCACGCGTGCACTCGGCGTCGAGCTGCTGGCCAGCAACGGCGATGGCGCCAAGGAGGCGCTCGTCGCACGCTGGCGCCTCGGCGACGGCAGCACGCTGACGATCGCGTTCAATCCCGGCTCGCACGACGCAATGCTGCCCGCGCTGCCGGTCGGCAAGATCGTGTTCGAGACGCCGCCGCGCGCGCGCGATCGGCTGGCCGACGGGCGGCTGCCCGCGCGCACCTGCATCGCGTGGCGCGACGGCGCGGTCAACCACGATGCGCTGAGCCATCGCGCGAACGGGCATACGCGGCCATGA
- the glgX gene encoding glycogen debranching protein GlgX, with translation MPTALPSRLDPGRPYPLGATWDGLGTNFAVFSAHAQRIQLCVFDPTGRKELARLDLPECTDEVWHGYLPNAHPGTVYGFRADGPYQPQHGHRFNPTKLLLDPYARKLVGHFRWSDALFGYRVHSNRADLSMDRRDSAPAMPKAVVVDEAFDWRTDRRPDVPWRSTVIYEAHVRGASMRRPGLRAPERGTFASLAHPAFIDHLLSIGVTTVELLPVHAFLQQRALVNRGLRNYWGYDTAAFFAPEPSYLSTRRLDEMRIAIRQLHAAGIEVVLDVVYNHTCEGNELGPTLSWRGLDNASYYRLRPDDPRYHVDETGCGNTLNMSHPRVVQMVMDSLRYWATAFNIDGFRFDLGVTLGREDHGFEPGAGFFDALRQDPILAQRKLITEPWDLGPGGYQLGRHPPGFAEWNDRFRDTVRRFWRGDAGQRPELAARLAGSADLFNHQRRRTWASVNFITAHDGFTLADVVSYAHKHNDANGEDNRDGRDDNCSANWGVEGATDDASIRDLRARVARSMLATLFTALGTPMIVAGDEFGRTQHGNNNAYCQDNELSWLDWDLAHSDEGMQMMRFVSRLAALRRMYPVMSAPRYPSGDRDGAPGMHEIDWFDERGDALSVPAWEDGERRALTMRRVGTGRTGRTEALLVMLNASTHVITFRLPAPVLDYRVLLDTATPDAGPRSWPEAGLDVAAHAAVIAVAAVPPDLPS, from the coding sequence CATGCGCAGCGCATCCAGCTGTGCGTGTTCGACCCGACCGGACGCAAGGAGCTTGCGCGGCTCGACCTGCCCGAATGCACCGACGAGGTGTGGCACGGTTACCTGCCGAATGCGCATCCGGGCACCGTGTACGGCTTTCGCGCGGACGGCCCGTACCAGCCGCAGCACGGCCACCGCTTCAATCCGACCAAGCTGCTGCTCGACCCGTACGCGCGCAAGCTGGTCGGTCATTTTCGCTGGTCCGACGCGCTGTTCGGCTATCGCGTGCACTCGAACCGCGCGGACCTGTCGATGGACCGCCGCGACTCGGCGCCCGCGATGCCGAAGGCCGTGGTCGTCGACGAGGCATTCGACTGGCGCACCGACCGGCGCCCGGACGTGCCGTGGCGCAGCACCGTGATCTACGAGGCCCACGTGCGCGGCGCGTCGATGCGTCGCCCCGGGCTGCGCGCGCCGGAACGCGGCACCTTCGCGTCGCTCGCGCATCCGGCGTTCATCGATCACCTGCTGTCGATCGGCGTGACGACCGTCGAGCTGCTGCCCGTGCACGCGTTCCTCCAGCAACGCGCGCTCGTGAACCGCGGGCTGCGCAACTACTGGGGCTACGACACGGCCGCGTTCTTCGCGCCGGAGCCGTCGTATCTGTCGACGCGGCGGCTCGACGAAATGCGCATCGCGATCCGGCAGCTGCACGCGGCCGGCATCGAGGTCGTGCTCGACGTCGTCTACAACCACACGTGCGAAGGCAACGAGCTCGGCCCGACGCTGTCGTGGCGCGGCCTCGACAACGCGAGCTACTACCGGCTGCGGCCGGACGATCCGCGTTATCACGTCGACGAGACCGGCTGCGGCAACACGCTGAACATGTCGCATCCGCGCGTCGTGCAGATGGTGATGGACTCGCTGCGCTATTGGGCCACCGCGTTCAATATCGACGGCTTCCGCTTCGACCTCGGCGTGACGCTCGGCCGCGAGGATCACGGATTCGAACCGGGCGCGGGGTTTTTCGACGCACTGCGGCAGGACCCCATTCTCGCGCAACGCAAGCTGATCACCGAGCCGTGGGATCTCGGCCCGGGCGGCTATCAGCTCGGCCGCCACCCGCCCGGCTTCGCCGAATGGAACGACCGCTTTCGCGACACGGTGCGGCGCTTCTGGCGCGGCGACGCGGGGCAGCGCCCGGAGCTCGCCGCGCGCCTTGCGGGCTCCGCCGACCTGTTCAACCATCAACGGCGCCGCACGTGGGCGTCGGTGAACTTCATCACCGCGCACGACGGCTTCACGCTCGCGGATGTCGTGTCGTATGCGCACAAGCACAACGACGCGAACGGCGAGGACAACCGCGACGGCCGCGACGACAACTGCAGCGCGAACTGGGGCGTCGAAGGCGCCACCGACGACGCGTCGATCCGCGACCTGCGCGCGCGCGTCGCGCGCTCGATGCTCGCGACGCTGTTTACCGCGCTCGGCACGCCGATGATCGTCGCCGGCGACGAATTCGGCCGCACGCAGCACGGCAACAACAACGCATATTGCCAGGATAACGAACTGTCGTGGCTCGACTGGGATCTTGCTCACAGCGACGAAGGCATGCAGATGATGCGCTTCGTGTCGCGGCTCGCCGCGCTGCGGCGCATGTATCCGGTGATGTCCGCGCCACGCTATCCGTCGGGCGACCGCGACGGCGCGCCCGGCATGCACGAGATCGACTGGTTCGACGAACGCGGCGACGCGCTGAGCGTGCCGGCGTGGGAGGACGGCGAGCGCCGCGCGCTGACGATGCGTCGTGTCGGCACGGGCCGTACCGGGCGTACCGAGGCGTTGCTCGTGATGCTGAATGCGTCGACCCATGTCATCACGTTCAGACTGCCCGCGCCGGTGCTCGACTACCGCGTGCTGCTCGACACCGCGACACCCGACGCCGGCCCGCGCTCGTGGCCGGAGGCCGGCCTCGACGTCGCCGCGCACGCCGCCGTGATCGCGGTCGCCGCCGTGCCGCCCGACCTGCCCTCGTGA
- the malQ gene encoding 4-alpha-glucanotransferase, which translates to MTTDVPIAELARAAGLEPDWIDAGGVARRVDDDALVALVDALGWPCGTPIERIDSAAALVDAHDATPCVVTGDAGVPLKLPRGVAPPGARFRITLETGGHVDGRVTGAGEYGTLPPLALAGHHVLDIGEQRIGLAIAPPRTRPFDICDDARRRWGIAAQIYSLRRTGDDGAGDYTALAGLATRAARHGAHAVATSPTHAEYPALPEHDSPYSPSSRRWHNVAYLDCDAVPGADIVRRTSCAAPGMPNAGDAPLIDWPHILPLKLRRLRACFDAWRANGAPSQDAFERFRAAGGAALDAHARFDALQAFCIEHGIGADWRQWPAQWRMPASPEVDAFAHAHAESIAFHTFLQWCASDALGNAQRAARDAGMAIGLLADLAVGSDRAGSDAWAHGTTLLRGVSLGAPPDLFNADGQAWGVTTWTPAALRANGFAPFVELLRAAFAHAGGIRIDHVLGFARMWIVPEGRSPRDGAYLRYPLDDLARLVALEAARHRAVAIGEDLGTVPAGFRERLGAQGIAGMRVLWFEREADRAFRPPSAWDRDTIAMTSTHDLPTVAGWWRGVDLGWRRVVAGAGADADADAATHARAADPSHQVRRAASARDAGDDIGRAAAAHGSDHDARNEPVMRDDALASDHSHDARSAQNTPSSAPDFTAAETERATERAMLWRALQHAGCAPAGDPIPPADTPPVGAVLAYVARSPSPLAIVPLEDLLALAEQPNLPGPPRGHPNWLRRLPRTVDALFDADVRTRIAAIERARHAPEDDG; encoded by the coding sequence ATGACGACCGACGTCCCCATCGCCGAACTCGCGCGTGCGGCCGGACTGGAGCCCGACTGGATCGATGCCGGCGGCGTCGCGCGGCGAGTGGACGACGACGCGCTCGTCGCGCTCGTCGATGCGCTCGGCTGGCCGTGCGGCACGCCGATCGAGCGGATCGACAGCGCGGCCGCGCTCGTCGACGCGCACGACGCGACGCCGTGTGTCGTGACCGGCGACGCCGGCGTGCCGCTCAAGCTGCCGCGCGGTGTCGCACCGCCCGGCGCGCGCTTCCGGATCACACTCGAAACGGGCGGCCACGTCGACGGGCGCGTGACCGGCGCGGGCGAATACGGCACGCTGCCGCCGCTCGCGCTGGCCGGCCATCACGTGCTCGACATCGGCGAGCAGCGGATCGGGCTTGCGATCGCGCCGCCGCGTACGCGGCCGTTCGACATCTGCGACGACGCACGGCGCCGCTGGGGCATCGCGGCCCAGATTTACAGCCTGCGCCGCACGGGCGACGACGGCGCGGGCGACTACACCGCGCTCGCCGGCCTCGCCACGCGTGCGGCGCGGCACGGCGCGCACGCGGTCGCGACCAGTCCGACGCATGCCGAGTATCCGGCGCTGCCCGAACACGACAGCCCGTATTCGCCGTCGTCGCGGCGCTGGCACAACGTCGCGTATCTCGACTGCGATGCGGTGCCGGGAGCCGATATCGTGCGGCGAACGAGCTGTGCGGCGCCGGGCATGCCGAACGCAGGCGACGCGCCGCTGATCGACTGGCCGCACATACTGCCGTTGAAGCTGCGCCGGTTGCGCGCGTGTTTCGATGCGTGGCGCGCGAACGGCGCGCCGTCGCAAGACGCGTTCGAGCGGTTCCGCGCGGCGGGCGGTGCGGCGCTCGACGCGCATGCGCGCTTCGACGCGCTGCAGGCGTTCTGCATCGAACACGGGATCGGCGCGGACTGGCGGCAATGGCCGGCGCAGTGGCGGATGCCGGCGTCGCCGGAGGTCGACGCCTTCGCCCACGCGCATGCCGAGTCAATCGCGTTCCATACGTTCCTGCAATGGTGTGCGTCGGACGCGCTCGGCAACGCGCAGCGCGCGGCGCGCGATGCGGGGATGGCGATCGGGCTGCTCGCCGATCTCGCGGTCGGCTCCGATCGCGCAGGCAGCGACGCGTGGGCGCACGGCACGACGTTGCTGCGCGGCGTGTCGCTCGGCGCGCCGCCCGACCTGTTCAATGCCGACGGCCAGGCGTGGGGCGTGACGACGTGGACGCCCGCCGCGCTGCGCGCAAACGGCTTCGCGCCGTTCGTCGAGCTGTTGCGCGCGGCCTTCGCGCATGCGGGCGGGATCCGCATCGACCACGTGCTTGGCTTCGCGCGGATGTGGATCGTGCCGGAGGGCCGGTCGCCACGCGACGGTGCGTACCTGCGCTATCCGCTCGACGACCTCGCGCGGCTGGTCGCGCTGGAGGCCGCACGGCACCGCGCGGTCGCGATCGGCGAGGATCTCGGCACGGTGCCGGCGGGTTTTCGCGAGCGGCTCGGTGCGCAGGGTATCGCGGGAATGCGTGTGCTGTGGTTCGAACGTGAAGCGGATCGCGCGTTTCGGCCGCCGTCGGCGTGGGATCGCGACACGATCGCGATGACGTCGACGCATGATCTGCCGACAGTGGCCGGCTGGTGGCGTGGTGTCGATCTCGGCTGGCGGCGCGTCGTGGCCGGGGCGGGCGCGGATGCGGATGCCGATGCGGCCACGCACGCGCGCGCGGCTGACCCGAGCCACCAGGTGCGGCGCGCCGCGAGTGCGCGCGATGCCGGCGACGACATCGGTCGCGCCGCGGCCGCACACGGCTCGGATCACGATGCGCGGAACGAACCGGTCATGCGTGACGATGCATTGGCCTCGGATCACAGCCACGACGCGCGTTCCGCGCAGAACACACCGTCATCCGCGCCCGATTTCACCGCCGCCGAGACCGAACGCGCCACTGAACGCGCGATGCTGTGGCGCGCGCTGCAGCACGCGGGCTGCGCACCGGCCGGCGATCCGATCCCGCCCGCCGATACGCCGCCCGTCGGCGCCGTTCTCGCGTACGTCGCGCGCAGCCCGTCGCCGCTCGCGATCGTGCCGCTCGAGGATCTGCTCGCACTGGCGGAGCAGCCGAATCTGCCGGGCCCGCCGCGCGGACATCCGAACTGGCTGCGCCGGCTGCCGCGCACGGTCGACGCGCTGTTCGACGCCGACGTGCGCACACGCATCGCGGCGATCGAGCGCGCACGCCACGCCCCGGAGGATGACGGATGA